TGTCATCTTCATTCTGTCAAGGACTCTATGTGCAAATCCAAATAATATAAATAAGCCAGTTATTGATAAAATTATATAACTCAGCGGCATATCTATCACCTCTTCGAGAAATAGCTTTTGCAGTTTTTTTAAAAAGTATACAAAAAAAACACCTATAAAGGTGTTTTTTAAATTTACTATTCATTCATTTAAATCAATATGCTGTCCATTATCTAGATAAATAACCCATTCACAAATATTTGTTGCATGGTCTGCAATTCTCTCAAGATAACGCGCAACAAACAAAAATTGTGCGGCCTGATTTATATTCTTTGGATCTTCTATCATATATGTCATTAATTCTCTAAATATTTGCTTATACAATCCATCAACGATGTCATCTTTCTGTTTTATGGTTTTTGCTAATTCTACATCTTGATTAACATATGAATCAAGTGAAAGCTTAACCATTTCTCTTACAACATCACTCATTCTCGGTATATCTATAAGAGGTTTAATATATGTTTGATCAGCTATTCTAAGTGTAGTCTTTGCAATATCTACTGCATGATCAGCCATTCTTTCCAAGTCTGTATCGATTTTTAAACCAGTCAATACAATTCTTAAGTCTTTTGCTAATGGTTGTTGTGTTACAATAATTCTTGAGCATCTATTGTCAATCTCGACTTCTTTTTCATCAATTATATCATCTTTATCAATTACATTTTGTGCTAATTCCGTGTCATGATTTGTCAATGATAAAATAGAATTCCCAATAGCTTCTTCCACAAGACCGCCCATTTTGAGTATGTCATAATGTAAATCTTCTAACTCTTTTTCAAAATGTGTCCTGTTCATATTCACACCTCCTTAACCGAATCTTCCAGTTATATAATCCTCTGTTCTTTTATCCCTAGGATTATAGAATATATCTTCTGTTCTTCCTGTTTCTACAATCTCACCATTTAAAAAAAATGATGTAAAATCAGAAACTCTTCCTGCTTGCTGCATATTATGCGTTACTATAACTATAGTATATTTATTCTTTAATTGATCAATTAGTTCTTCTATTTTCATAGTCGAAATAGGATCAAGTGCGGATGTAGGTTCATCCATTAAAATTACTTCTGGTTCAATTGCAAGTGTTCTTGCTATACACAATCTCTGCTGCTGACCACCAGATAAACCAAGTGCAGAATTATTTAGTCTATCCTTAACTTCATCCCATAATGCAGCATCTTTTAAACTTTTTTCAACTATTTCATTTAATATTTTTTTATTTTTTTGTCCATGAATACGTGGTCCATAAGCTATATTGTCATAAACTGTCATCGGAAACGGATTTGGTTTTTGAAATACCATACCTACGCGTTTCCTTAATTCTATAACATCTACATCTTTATATATATCTTGATTATCAAGCATTACAGTGCCCTTTATTGTTACACCATCTATAAGGTCATTCATTCTATTTAAAGTTCTTATAAATGTTGATTTTCCACATCCAGATGGACCGATAAGAGCCATAACACTATTTTCTTCAATATCTATGTTTATATTTTTAAGTGCCTGCATTTCACCATAAAACAAATCAAGACCTTTAACTTCGATCTTTTTCATGAACTAGGTTTCCCCTTTCTATATATAAAAAATTATACCACATTATTTTCCACCTGTCATCCTATTGTATAAAGCATTTCCTAACCAACGCGATAAAAGATTGAAAACCAGTACTATGATAAGGAGAATAGCTGCAGATCCATCAGCAATCTGCCTTGCGTCTGGTGCAAGACCTTCACTATTAACCTTCCATATATAAACTGCAAGGGTCTCTGCAGGCCTAAACGGATAAAATGGTGATGCCGGATTAACAGGATTTATAACATTAAAATTTAAAACAGGTGTACTCATTCCAGCTGTATAAAGTAATGCAGCAGCCTCGCCAAATATTCTTCCAGATGTTAAAATGACACCTGTTATAAGGCCTGGTAAAGCCGATGGCATCAGCACTTTTGTTATTGTTTGCCATTTTGTAGAACCAAGTGCAAAACTTGCTTCTTTCAATGATCTTGAAACACTCCTTATAGCATCTTCGCTTACTCTAGCCATTACAGGCAAATTCAAAACCGTAAGTGCCAATGCACCTGAAATTAATGAATACCCCCAGTGCAGCATGTTCACAAAAATAAGTAATCCAAAAAGACCAACAACTATTGAAGGCAGTGAAGAAAGTGTCTCTGTCGATAATCTAATTATTTCAGTAATCTTTCCTGGTCTCGCATACTCTGACATATATATACCCGCTCCAATACCAATAGGAACAGAAATAATTAATGTTACTATTAAAAGCAAAAGTGAATTAAATATCTGTGGTGCTATACCTCCACCTTTTTCCATGAATTTTGGCGGTGTTAATATAAAATGAAGATTTAATTCGCTTCTGCCTTGATACAGAATGTAACCAATTAATGCTAAAAGAAATAAAATTAAAATTATTGCTATTAAATAAAAATATATTGTAGCAATTTTATCATAAACTCTTGATTTCATTTATACATACTCCTCCTGCCCACAAGTCTTATTATAATTATAAAGCCTAATGATATTAATAGTAATAGCAATGCTAAAGACCATAATGCATTATTCCAGGTAGAACCAGTAACGGTATTTGCCATATCCATAGTTATTATAGACGTTATTGTCGACATTGGCTGAAGGAATGATAAAGGAAGTGCTGGTCTATTTCCTATAACCATTTGAACTGCTAAAGCTTCACCAAAAGCACGGGCAAGCCCTAATACAACAGCAGTCAAAATACCTGATCTTGCAGCAGGTAAAACTACTTTTCTTATAGTCTGCCATCTTGTTGCGCCAAGTGCATATGATGCTTCTCTTATATCCCACGGTAAAGCTTTTATTGCATCCGAACTAACGCTTGTTATAGTTGGAAGAACCATAATAGTTAATACAAGGATACCAGCTAATAAACTAAATCCAAGTCCGCCAAAATGTTTACTTATAAATGGTACTAAAACAGATAATCCAATCCAACCGTAAACAACAGATGGAATTCCAACAAATATTTCCATAGCAGGTTGCAAAAAGCTTTTACCAAATTTTTTAGCTATCTCTACCATAAATATTGCAGATGAAATACTTAATGGTGTGCTTATTAAAATAGCAAAAACTGATACAAAAACTGAACCGAGTATAAATTGCAATGAACCTATCGCAGGTCCTCCTTGGTCATTTGCTCTATCAGGTTTCCATAAAGTACCAAATAGAAATTCTTTTATAGACTTCTTGTCAATAAAAAATGTCGATAAACCTTTCGATGCTACAAAATAAAATATAGATATTGTAATAACAACTAATAAAAAAGCACATATAAAAGCATACAACATCCCGATATTATTAAATAATTTCCGCCTTTTATCAAAATTTCCTGACATATGATATCCCCCACTATTAAGTTTTAACAACACTCTAATTATGATAACAATTTAAAATATAATGTTCATTAAGTTAATGTTAAATTTATGTTAAATTTATGTTAAATTATTTTA
This portion of the Thermoanaerobacterium sp. RBIITD genome encodes:
- the phoU gene encoding phosphate signaling complex protein PhoU, translating into MNRTHFEKELEDLHYDILKMGGLVEEAIGNSILSLTNHDTELAQNVIDKDDIIDEKEVEIDNRCSRIIVTQQPLAKDLRIVLTGLKIDTDLERMADHAVDIAKTTLRIADQTYIKPLIDIPRMSDVVREMVKLSLDSYVNQDVELAKTIKQKDDIVDGLYKQIFRELMTYMIEDPKNINQAAQFLFVARYLERIADHATNICEWVIYLDNGQHIDLNE
- the pstB gene encoding phosphate ABC transporter ATP-binding protein PstB, giving the protein MKKIEVKGLDLFYGEMQALKNINIDIEENSVMALIGPSGCGKSTFIRTLNRMNDLIDGVTIKGTVMLDNQDIYKDVDVIELRKRVGMVFQKPNPFPMTVYDNIAYGPRIHGQKNKKILNEIVEKSLKDAALWDEVKDRLNNSALGLSGGQQQRLCIARTLAIEPEVILMDEPTSALDPISTMKIEELIDQLKNKYTIVIVTHNMQQAGRVSDFTSFFLNGEIVETGRTEDIFYNPRDKRTEDYITGRFG
- the pstA gene encoding phosphate ABC transporter permease PstA; its protein translation is MKSRVYDKIATIYFYLIAIILILFLLALIGYILYQGRSELNLHFILTPPKFMEKGGGIAPQIFNSLLLLIVTLIISVPIGIGAGIYMSEYARPGKITEIIRLSTETLSSLPSIVVGLFGLLIFVNMLHWGYSLISGALALTVLNLPVMARVSEDAIRSVSRSLKEASFALGSTKWQTITKVLMPSALPGLITGVILTSGRIFGEAAALLYTAGMSTPVLNFNVINPVNPASPFYPFRPAETLAVYIWKVNSEGLAPDARQIADGSAAILLIIVLVFNLLSRWLGNALYNRMTGGK
- the pstC gene encoding phosphate ABC transporter permease subunit PstC yields the protein MSGNFDKRRKLFNNIGMLYAFICAFLLVVITISIFYFVASKGLSTFFIDKKSIKEFLFGTLWKPDRANDQGGPAIGSLQFILGSVFVSVFAILISTPLSISSAIFMVEIAKKFGKSFLQPAMEIFVGIPSVVYGWIGLSVLVPFISKHFGGLGFSLLAGILVLTIMVLPTITSVSSDAIKALPWDIREASYALGATRWQTIRKVVLPAARSGILTAVVLGLARAFGEALAVQMVIGNRPALPLSFLQPMSTITSIITMDMANTVTGSTWNNALWSLALLLLLISLGFIIIIRLVGRRSMYK